A part of Caretta caretta isolate rCarCar2 chromosome 1, rCarCar1.hap1, whole genome shotgun sequence genomic DNA contains:
- the CBX6 gene encoding chromobox protein homolog 6 isoform X1 has protein sequence MELSAVGERVFAAESIIKRRIRKGRIEYLVKWKGWAIKYSTWEPEENILDSRLIAAFEQKERERELYGPKKRGPKPKTFLLKARAQAEALHIGDVHFSVKPGSSTSSPKLHSSAAVHRLKKDIRRCHRMSRRPLPRPDPQNGGGVGGGAGIRPPVSPFSETVRIINRKVKPREPKRSRIILNLKVIDKGGKAASGGGGLARPKIPSRNRVIGKSKKFSESILRTQIRHMKFGTFSLYNKPSAAPATSLEGKMEAGGSQGASCGLVMGSTPYDAHSSSSSGCPSPTPHSSSDPDDSPPKLLPETLSPAIPDWRESEVLDLSIPPESAATSKRSPPGGCAGGQTPSSSLSSSDPEQEAGDWRPEMSPCSNVVVTDVTSNLLTVTIKEFCNAEDFEKVAAGGGGSK, from the exons ATGGAGCTGTCTGCAGTGGGGGAGCGAGTGTTCGCGGCCGAATCCATCATCAAGCGGCGGATCCGAAAG GGGCGCATCGAGTACCTGGTGAAATGGAAAGGCTGGGCCATCAA GTACAGCACTTGGGAACCTGAAGAGAACATCCTGGACTCCCGACTTATTGCAGCCTTTGAGCAGAA GGAACGAGAGCGTGAGCTGTATGGGCCCAAGAAGAGAGGACCCAAGCCTAAAACTTTCCTCCTGAAG GCTCGGGCCCAGGCGGAGGCCCTTCACATTGGGGATGTACACTTCTCTGTCAAGCCTGGCTCTAGCACCTCGTCACCCAAGCTGCACTCCAGCGCTGCAGTGCACCGGCTCAAGAAAGACATCCGGCGATGTCATCGCATGTCCcggcgccccctgccccgcccagaCCCCCAGAACggcgggggagtgggaggaggggctggcATACGTCCGCCAGTCTCGCCCTTCTCCGAGACCGTCCGCATCATCAACCGCAAGGTGAAGCCTCGTGAGCCCAAACGCAGCCGCATCATCCTCAACCTCAAGGTTATTGACAAGGGCGGGAAGGCCgcgagtgggggcgggggcctggCCCGTCCAAAGATCCCCTCACGAAACCGCGTCATTGGCAAGAGTAAGAAGTTCAGCGAGAGCATCCTCCGCACCCAGATCCGCCACATGAAGTTTGGCACCTTCTCGCTGTACAACAAGCCGTCCGCTGCACCGGCCACATCTCTGGAGGGCAAGATGGAGGCAGGAGGCTCACAAGGTGCCTCCTGCGGGCTGGTCATGGGCTCCACCCCTTACGAtgcccacagctccagctcctcaGGCTGCCCCTCTCCTACCCCTCACTCCTCCTCCGACCCAGACGATTCTCCCCCAAAGCTGCTTCCCGAAACCCTGAGCCCTGCCATTCCTGACTGGCGCGAGTCGGAGGTCCTGGACCTGTCGATCCCACCAGAatcagcagccaccagcaagcgCTCTCCCCCCGGGGGATGTGCTGGGGGCCAGACGCCCTCATCATCCCTCTCCTCTTCTGACCCGGAGCAGGAGGCTGGCGACTGGCGCCCTGAgatgtccccctgctccaatgtgGTGGTCACAGATGTCACCAGCAATCTCCTGACCGTCACCATCAAGGAGTTCTGCAACGCAGAGGATTTCGAGAAGGTGGCAGCAGGTGGAGGAGGCAGCAAGTGA
- the CBX6 gene encoding chromobox protein homolog 6 isoform X2, producing the protein MELSAVGERVFAAESIIKRRIRKGRIEYLVKWKGWAIKYSTWEPEENILDSRLIAAFEQKERERELYGPKKRGPKPKTFLLKPGSSTSSPKLHSSAAVHRLKKDIRRCHRMSRRPLPRPDPQNGGGVGGGAGIRPPVSPFSETVRIINRKVKPREPKRSRIILNLKVIDKGGKAASGGGGLARPKIPSRNRVIGKSKKFSESILRTQIRHMKFGTFSLYNKPSAAPATSLEGKMEAGGSQGASCGLVMGSTPYDAHSSSSSGCPSPTPHSSSDPDDSPPKLLPETLSPAIPDWRESEVLDLSIPPESAATSKRSPPGGCAGGQTPSSSLSSSDPEQEAGDWRPEMSPCSNVVVTDVTSNLLTVTIKEFCNAEDFEKVAAGGGGSK; encoded by the exons ATGGAGCTGTCTGCAGTGGGGGAGCGAGTGTTCGCGGCCGAATCCATCATCAAGCGGCGGATCCGAAAG GGGCGCATCGAGTACCTGGTGAAATGGAAAGGCTGGGCCATCAA GTACAGCACTTGGGAACCTGAAGAGAACATCCTGGACTCCCGACTTATTGCAGCCTTTGAGCAGAA GGAACGAGAGCGTGAGCTGTATGGGCCCAAGAAGAGAGGACCCAAGCCTAAAACTTTCCTCCTGAAG CCTGGCTCTAGCACCTCGTCACCCAAGCTGCACTCCAGCGCTGCAGTGCACCGGCTCAAGAAAGACATCCGGCGATGTCATCGCATGTCCcggcgccccctgccccgcccagaCCCCCAGAACggcgggggagtgggaggaggggctggcATACGTCCGCCAGTCTCGCCCTTCTCCGAGACCGTCCGCATCATCAACCGCAAGGTGAAGCCTCGTGAGCCCAAACGCAGCCGCATCATCCTCAACCTCAAGGTTATTGACAAGGGCGGGAAGGCCgcgagtgggggcgggggcctggCCCGTCCAAAGATCCCCTCACGAAACCGCGTCATTGGCAAGAGTAAGAAGTTCAGCGAGAGCATCCTCCGCACCCAGATCCGCCACATGAAGTTTGGCACCTTCTCGCTGTACAACAAGCCGTCCGCTGCACCGGCCACATCTCTGGAGGGCAAGATGGAGGCAGGAGGCTCACAAGGTGCCTCCTGCGGGCTGGTCATGGGCTCCACCCCTTACGAtgcccacagctccagctcctcaGGCTGCCCCTCTCCTACCCCTCACTCCTCCTCCGACCCAGACGATTCTCCCCCAAAGCTGCTTCCCGAAACCCTGAGCCCTGCCATTCCTGACTGGCGCGAGTCGGAGGTCCTGGACCTGTCGATCCCACCAGAatcagcagccaccagcaagcgCTCTCCCCCCGGGGGATGTGCTGGGGGCCAGACGCCCTCATCATCCCTCTCCTCTTCTGACCCGGAGCAGGAGGCTGGCGACTGGCGCCCTGAgatgtccccctgctccaatgtgGTGGTCACAGATGTCACCAGCAATCTCCTGACCGTCACCATCAAGGAGTTCTGCAACGCAGAGGATTTCGAGAAGGTGGCAGCAGGTGGAGGAGGCAGCAAGTGA
- the CBX7 gene encoding chromobox protein homolog 7 isoform X1 yields MELSAIGEQVFAVESIRKKRIRKGKVEYLVKWKGWPPKYSTWEPEDHILDPRLVVAYEEKEERDRASGYRKRGPKPKRLLLQRLYGMDLRSAHKGKEKLCFSLSRRFGGGSNLVGAKPGQTELSEKSGGGVLPFPLRKQRKNQKYLRLSRKKFPRMSSLESRNHRREFFLKESVALETRQTPNDWDATQHASKEVGMDAVDGSLPWIPTLSPSEVTVTDITANSITVTFREAQVAEGFFRDRSVQF; encoded by the exons atGGAGCTCTCTGCTATCGGGGAGCAGGTTTTTGCGGTGGAGAGTATCAGGAAGAAGCGCATAAGGAAg GGTAAAGTAGAATACCTGGTGAAGTGGAAAGGATGGCCCCCAAA atACAGCACATGGGAGCCGGAGGATCACATCTTGGATCCTCGCCTGGTAGTGGCTTATGAAGAGAA GGAAGAGAGAGACCGTGCATCAGGATACAGGAAGAGAGGGCCTAAACCGAAGCGCCTCTTATTACAG AGGCTTTACGGTATGGACCTGAGGAGTGCCCACAAGGGAAAGGAGAAGCTCTGTTTCTCTCTATCACGGCGATTTGGAGGAGGAAGCAATCTGGTGGGGGCCAAGCCAGGACAGACAGAGCTATCTGAAAAGAGTGGGGGAGGCGTCCTACCATTCCCACTCCGGAAGCAGCGCAAGAACCAGAAATATCTCCGGCTGTCGCGGAAGAAGTTTCCACGCATGTCAAGCCTGGAGAGCCGTAACCACAGGCGTGAGTTCTTCTTGAAGGAGTCAGTGGCACTAGAAACTAGGCAGACTCCCAATGACTGGGATGCGACGCAGCATGCTAGCAAAGAAG TAGGCATGGATGCAGTTGATGGCAGCCTCCCCTGGATCCCCACCTTGTCCCCCAGCGAAGTGACAGTGACAGACATCACGGCGAACTCCATTACCGTGACCTTCAGAGAAGCACAAGTGGCCGAGGGCTTCTTCCGAGACCGAAGTGTGCAGTTCTGA
- the CBX7 gene encoding chromobox protein homolog 7 isoform X2, with protein MELSAIGEQVFAVESIRKKRIRKGKVEYLVKWKGWPPKYSTWEPEDHILDPRLVVAYEEKEERDRASGYRKRGPKPKRLLLQRLYGMDLRSAHKGKEKLCFSLSRRFGGGSNLVGAKPGQTELSEKSGGGVLPFPLRKQRKNQKYLRLSRKKFPRMSSLESRNHRREFFLKESVALETRQTPNDWDATQHASKEVSG; from the exons atGGAGCTCTCTGCTATCGGGGAGCAGGTTTTTGCGGTGGAGAGTATCAGGAAGAAGCGCATAAGGAAg GGTAAAGTAGAATACCTGGTGAAGTGGAAAGGATGGCCCCCAAA atACAGCACATGGGAGCCGGAGGATCACATCTTGGATCCTCGCCTGGTAGTGGCTTATGAAGAGAA GGAAGAGAGAGACCGTGCATCAGGATACAGGAAGAGAGGGCCTAAACCGAAGCGCCTCTTATTACAG AGGCTTTACGGTATGGACCTGAGGAGTGCCCACAAGGGAAAGGAGAAGCTCTGTTTCTCTCTATCACGGCGATTTGGAGGAGGAAGCAATCTGGTGGGGGCCAAGCCAGGACAGACAGAGCTATCTGAAAAGAGTGGGGGAGGCGTCCTACCATTCCCACTCCGGAAGCAGCGCAAGAACCAGAAATATCTCCGGCTGTCGCGGAAGAAGTTTCCACGCATGTCAAGCCTGGAGAGCCGTAACCACAGGCGTGAGTTCTTCTTGAAGGAGTCAGTGGCACTAGAAACTAGGCAGACTCCCAATGACTGGGATGCGACGCAGCATGCTAGCAAAGAAG TGTCTGGGTGA